In the genome of Fulvivirga maritima, one region contains:
- a CDS encoding YebC/PmpR family DNA-binding transcriptional regulator, whose product MGRAFEYRRAAKEKRWDKMSKLFPKLAKAITVAAKEGGTDPDMNAKLRTAIQNAKAQNMPKDNIDAAIKRADGKDADAYVEVNYEGKGPHGVLVFVECATDNTTRTVANVKSYFNKAGGSLVPSGSLEFMFNRNAVFEFEKAEDMDLEELELELIDAGMEEIEEQEGKVYVYGDYTQFGSISKALEDLNIEVTKASLQRFPTTPVDFTEEQLEEIEKMLDKVEDDDDVQAVYTNIA is encoded by the coding sequence ATGGGAAGAGCATTTGAATACCGCAGAGCGGCCAAAGAAAAAAGGTGGGACAAGATGTCCAAACTATTTCCTAAACTGGCCAAAGCCATCACAGTAGCCGCCAAAGAAGGAGGCACTGATCCTGACATGAACGCCAAGCTAAGGACAGCCATCCAAAATGCTAAGGCTCAAAACATGCCTAAAGATAACATTGATGCCGCTATAAAACGGGCTGATGGCAAAGATGCTGATGCTTATGTAGAGGTAAACTATGAAGGTAAAGGACCTCACGGTGTTCTTGTTTTTGTAGAATGTGCTACTGATAACACCACCAGAACTGTAGCTAACGTAAAATCTTACTTTAATAAAGCAGGCGGCAGCCTGGTACCTTCTGGATCTTTAGAATTTATGTTCAACAGAAATGCTGTTTTCGAATTTGAAAAAGCTGAAGACATGGATCTTGAAGAATTAGAGCTAGAGCTTATTGATGCCGGCATGGAAGAAATTGAAGAGCAGGAAGGTAAAGTCTATGTGTATGGAGATTACACCCAGTTCGGAAGTATTTCAAAAGCTTTAGAAGATTTAAATATTGAGGTAACAAAAGCGTCTCTACAACGTTTTCCTACTACACCTGTAGACTTCACAGAAGAGCAGTTGGAAGAAATAGAGAAAATGCTTGATAAAGTTGAAGACGACGACGACGTTCAAGCGGTATACACTAACATAGCTTAA
- a CDS encoding dihydrolipoyl dehydrogenase family protein has product MEKYDLVIIGAGPAGYAAAMRAIDFKKKTLLVEKESIGGGGVAKGALSSKTWWEISRDVHLVSRHLSRFNLEPPDADFNEIKREVLRAVSERQAMLLDNMTSLRNTQMMGLLTYKEGTAHLLTPHEVQIIDASGKEQIVEADHIVLATGSRPRKLPNIPIDEKIIITSDSIETLDDFPESMVIVGAGVIGCEFATIFSGFGKTKVHLIDKGDHILPFEDEDVVNVIERNMENNGVHIHRNSQLVRMEVIHDRVEYELEYTDGSNEVFNVEKALVAVGRVPNYENLWSDNVNITLNHRGVEDNQTQTSESNIYAVGDLTADIALVNVGELEGRYAVERIFGNPERKLMYENISTIMFLDPEVAGVGLNEQQAIKKGISYKVVTLDYRCIPRAIAKRNTQGFIKLLVSNDDKMRLLGMRVVGNQASSAIQAVALLISMDKGVEELAECVHPHPSITEGIQECVRMLLGTSLLKPESLKGHLSARVHVNGAYEDILT; this is encoded by the coding sequence ATGGAAAAGTATGATCTCGTTATTATAGGAGCTGGGCCTGCAGGGTATGCAGCCGCTATGCGTGCAATTGATTTTAAGAAGAAAACTTTACTTGTTGAAAAGGAAAGTATAGGAGGAGGGGGAGTAGCTAAAGGAGCTTTGTCCTCAAAAACCTGGTGGGAGATCTCCCGAGATGTTCATTTGGTGAGCAGGCACCTGAGTAGGTTTAATTTGGAGCCGCCTGATGCTGATTTCAATGAAATAAAAAGAGAGGTGCTAAGGGCTGTTAGTGAAAGGCAAGCGATGCTTTTGGATAACATGACCTCTCTGAGAAATACTCAAATGATGGGTTTGCTCACTTATAAAGAAGGTACGGCTCATTTACTCACGCCACATGAGGTGCAAATAATTGACGCTTCAGGTAAGGAACAGATAGTGGAGGCTGATCATATTGTTTTGGCTACAGGCAGTAGACCCAGAAAGTTGCCTAACATACCTATAGATGAAAAAATTATTATTACCAGTGATAGCATAGAAACACTAGATGACTTCCCCGAAAGTATGGTGATAGTAGGAGCGGGGGTTATTGGGTGTGAGTTTGCTACAATATTTTCCGGTTTTGGAAAAACAAAAGTTCACCTTATAGACAAAGGAGATCACATTCTGCCTTTTGAAGATGAAGATGTGGTGAATGTGATAGAGCGTAACATGGAAAATAATGGCGTACATATCCATAGAAATTCCCAGTTAGTAAGAATGGAGGTGATTCACGATAGGGTAGAGTATGAACTGGAATATACTGATGGCTCTAATGAAGTCTTTAATGTAGAGAAGGCATTGGTGGCTGTGGGGCGTGTGCCTAATTATGAAAACTTATGGAGTGATAATGTAAACATCACTTTAAACCATAGAGGTGTAGAAGATAATCAAACACAGACTAGTGAGAGTAATATATACGCGGTAGGTGACTTAACTGCAGATATAGCATTGGTTAACGTGGGCGAGCTTGAAGGGCGGTACGCTGTGGAGCGCATTTTCGGGAACCCTGAAAGAAAGCTGATGTATGAAAACATCTCTACTATTATGTTTCTGGATCCGGAGGTAGCCGGGGTAGGGCTTAATGAGCAACAAGCTATTAAAAAGGGTATTTCTTATAAAGTGGTTACGCTTGATTACCGATGTATACCCAGAGCAATAGCAAAGAGAAATACACAAGGCTTTATAAAATTGTTAGTTTCTAATGATGATAAAATGCGCCTGCTAGGTATGAGGGTAGTGGGTAATCAGGCTTCTAGTGCTATACAGGCGGTGGCTCTGCTTATAAGTATGGATAAAGGAGTGGAAGAGTTAGCGGAATGTGTTCATCCTCATCCGTCTATTACAGAAGGGATACAGGAGTGTGTAAGGATGCTGCTTGGCACTTCATTACTCAAGCCGGAATCATTAAAGGGGCATCTCAGCGCTCGAGTACATGTAAATGGAGCTTATGAGGATATTTTGACTTAG
- a CDS encoding sensor histidine kinase → MAQDIPFTTYTPSDYNASSSNWSITQDENGLFYFANYQGILIFDGSTWELIPLEGQNIGLSVAYAKGKIFVGSKGDLGYLKPDIKGKLHFESLNSSLSEETRIHSWFDIKSTDEITYFYSNQCIVGIKNDSIFEIKTDNGLLGGLFEVDNEIYTYIYKNGIYKIEEKTLVKLKGTDQLTYENIAYIDKKDGKIIIGTNKNTLYSYKNGHIQRLQNSITDSPISSFASSYNSTQKYNKAIGTQSKGLYFLTPDYNPIKSGFLENQTIKELYFDDNGNLWSASQENISHFETSSPLKISKDIYDETGSILSLIKWRETIYMGTTTGLFSKKGNSLKKVAGINAKVWSLTVFNNKLLIGSEAGLYQLNGSLTEVSEIKLISKLSSWNDHLIVGSLGQLNILSKEPEAKLKVIKKIPLKVRHFNDIMQINDSTIWLHSKFDGIYKLDNINGDSVIINKFTTDNELPDVNDINIFNINNKILFSTSKGLYHFNPEDQTFSVDSSLSKKPYNITYATKSEKGIVLSTINKTNHNKLVHLTDKGKEIITPFKRIPNTSINLIYYADSTLWVAASNGLYTFDYRIKKDYTRSYPTVIRRVTSQDSAIFLGHYYESNQKEKIPTLLSKQNKIFTPTLDFEHNEIAFQYSASFFEVPESNLYSYYLENEDKGWSRWDASYKKEYSNLPPGDYVFHVKSKNIYGVEGQEATYSFSILPPWYMTWWAYVGYTILLAFIIWGVVLAYTYRVRMQRQKLKLIVADRTFEVITQKKEIEKQKSLLENQFEQIKAQRDDIQVKNLELSQAQKKTYQTNLALQELNSNLELQVEERTKEIKSMLTELQKTNKELDHFIYRASHDLKGPISRISGLTSLAKLEIEDSPTKNYINLIDYTANNMKSTLTKLTQVHDLMTAEVVIEEVDIATLLSDIKNSLKHLDDQDTNTKYTFDFKDNLCVKQDKYRLNIILSNLLENAIVYKRQSREEHTIDIKIRKKEDKLTITVSDTGIGIEPDQKDKVFNMFYKANDIHNGSGLGLYLVSLAVTKLNGSITVESKVNTFTTFTVQIGLPKSLT, encoded by the coding sequence GTGGCTCAAGATATACCATTCACTACTTACACCCCTTCAGACTATAATGCTTCATCATCTAACTGGTCTATAACTCAGGATGAAAATGGCTTATTCTATTTCGCTAATTACCAAGGCATTCTAATATTTGATGGCTCCACCTGGGAGCTTATTCCTCTTGAAGGACAAAATATAGGTTTATCAGTAGCATATGCCAAAGGAAAAATATTCGTTGGCTCCAAAGGTGATCTCGGTTATTTAAAACCAGACATTAAAGGGAAACTTCACTTTGAATCATTAAATAGCAGCCTTTCTGAAGAAACCAGAATCCATAGCTGGTTTGACATAAAAAGCACAGATGAGATTACTTATTTCTATTCCAATCAGTGTATTGTGGGGATAAAAAATGATTCTATATTCGAAATTAAAACTGATAATGGGCTATTAGGAGGACTTTTTGAAGTAGATAATGAAATCTATACCTATATCTATAAAAATGGAATTTATAAGATTGAAGAGAAAACATTGGTAAAACTGAAAGGCACTGATCAACTCACTTATGAAAACATTGCCTATATAGACAAAAAGGATGGTAAAATCATCATTGGCACTAATAAAAATACGCTATACTCCTACAAAAACGGACATATTCAAAGGCTACAAAACTCAATCACAGATTCCCCCATTAGCTCCTTCGCAAGCAGTTACAATTCAACCCAGAAATACAATAAGGCCATAGGCACACAAAGTAAGGGGCTATACTTTCTAACACCGGATTATAATCCAATAAAAAGCGGCTTTCTGGAAAATCAAACGATCAAAGAGCTCTATTTTGATGATAATGGAAATCTCTGGAGTGCCTCTCAAGAGAATATATCACACTTTGAAACCTCATCTCCTTTAAAAATATCAAAAGACATCTATGATGAAACAGGCTCTATCCTCTCCTTAATAAAATGGAGAGAGACTATTTATATGGGTACTACCACTGGTTTATTTTCAAAAAAAGGTAATTCTCTTAAAAAAGTAGCCGGTATAAATGCGAAAGTATGGAGCCTAACTGTTTTTAACAATAAATTACTGATAGGCAGCGAAGCAGGCCTCTATCAACTTAACGGCAGCTTGACTGAAGTATCAGAAATAAAACTAATCTCCAAACTCAGCTCCTGGAACGATCACCTCATTGTAGGTTCTCTTGGCCAATTAAACATTCTTTCAAAAGAACCAGAGGCCAAACTTAAGGTAATAAAGAAAATACCATTGAAAGTCCGGCATTTTAATGATATTATGCAGATAAATGACAGTACTATATGGCTTCATTCTAAGTTTGATGGCATTTATAAATTAGACAATATTAATGGTGATTCCGTCATAATAAATAAATTCACTACTGACAATGAATTACCTGATGTAAATGACATCAACATCTTCAATATCAACAACAAAATACTCTTTTCTACCAGCAAAGGGCTTTATCATTTCAACCCTGAAGATCAAACCTTCTCAGTAGACTCATCTCTTTCTAAAAAGCCGTATAACATTACCTATGCTACTAAATCAGAAAAAGGTATTGTGCTGTCTACTATCAATAAAACTAACCACAATAAACTGGTACACCTTACGGATAAAGGCAAAGAAATAATTACTCCTTTTAAAAGGATTCCGAATACCTCTATTAACCTGATTTATTATGCTGACAGCACCTTATGGGTAGCCGCCAGCAATGGACTCTATACTTTTGACTATCGCATAAAAAAAGACTACACCCGAAGCTACCCCACAGTTATCAGGCGAGTAACGTCGCAGGATTCTGCTATTTTCCTAGGTCATTATTATGAATCTAATCAAAAGGAAAAGATACCTACTTTACTTTCTAAACAGAACAAGATATTTACCCCTACTCTGGATTTTGAGCACAATGAAATAGCGTTTCAATATAGTGCCTCTTTTTTCGAGGTGCCTGAAAGCAATTTATACAGCTATTATTTGGAAAATGAAGACAAAGGATGGTCTCGATGGGATGCTAGTTATAAAAAAGAATACAGTAACTTACCCCCCGGAGATTATGTATTTCACGTAAAGTCTAAAAATATTTACGGAGTAGAAGGCCAAGAAGCCACCTACTCTTTCTCCATATTACCTCCTTGGTACATGACCTGGTGGGCCTACGTAGGCTACACTATTTTATTAGCCTTTATAATATGGGGCGTAGTACTTGCCTATACCTATAGGGTACGTATGCAGCGTCAAAAACTTAAGCTCATAGTGGCAGACAGAACTTTTGAAGTGATTACTCAGAAAAAGGAAATAGAAAAACAGAAGAGCCTTCTAGAGAATCAATTTGAGCAGATCAAAGCCCAAAGAGACGACATTCAGGTCAAAAACCTGGAGCTCAGTCAGGCTCAGAAAAAAACCTACCAGACTAATCTGGCCCTACAAGAACTTAACAGCAACCTGGAGCTACAAGTAGAAGAAAGAACCAAAGAGATTAAATCTATGCTCACCGAGCTCCAAAAGACGAACAAGGAGCTGGATCATTTTATTTACCGAGCCTCGCATGACCTGAAAGGGCCTATCAGCAGGATTAGCGGACTTACTTCTCTCGCCAAACTTGAGATTGAGGATAGTCCTACTAAAAACTACATTAACCTGATTGATTATACGGCTAATAATATGAAGTCTACCCTGACCAAGCTCACTCAGGTGCACGATCTTATGACTGCAGAAGTAGTAATAGAAGAGGTAGACATTGCCACCTTACTTAGCGACATTAAAAACAGCTTAAAACATCTTGATGATCAAGATACTAACACTAAATACACTTTTGATTTTAAGGACAACCTCTGCGTTAAACAAGACAAATACCGGCTTAATATTATCTTAAGCAACCTACTGGAAAATGCCATTGTTTATAAAAGACAATCCAGGGAAGAGCACACCATAGATATCAAAATAAGAAAGAAAGAAGATAAGCTAACTATTACGGTGAGTGACACAGGTATTGGAATAGAACCTGACCAAAAGGACAAAGTATTTAATATGTTTTACAAAGCCAATGATATCCACAATGGCAGCGGGCTGGGGCTCTATTTGGTAAGCCTGGCTGTAACCAAGTTAAATGGCTCCATTACCGTAGAAAGCAAAGTAAACACCTTCACTACCTTCACAGTACAGATAGGCCTACCCAAAAGCCTTACTTAG
- a CDS encoding transposase, producing the protein MRDQELFQPQDYLTPKWYLFKNSKLGKVYNTIPWSQLSECLPKENRGPGAPRWFSAQGMFGLMFLKSYLNLSDEKLIERFNTDWSLQLFCNKLLDDNQRIKDKAILSRIRTYMADNTDWQQLQEVLIHHWKRDMNNTHVLLMDATCYESYIRFPTDVKLIWESCQWVFEKQLYRWCKILGVKRPRSKYIDQKRKQMSYDRSRKKTYKAGRKRKKALIYLLSKGLGQLQYLLNENPQIQLHFQERSYLKTIKKVLEQQQFLQHHPAKELKNRIVSLPRPYVRPIVRGKETKRVEFGMKAHMLQVDGICFIDAMEFRAFNESTRLKISSLKHRSIFGSLHQLGADRIYATNANRKYLTVRKVFTCFPKKGPKVNKPQESKLRSLISNQRATVMEGSFGTHKTAYGLNKIKVKGEKREMIHVFFAVMMANAVKMSKKKSEDIPLLQAA; encoded by the coding sequence ATGAGAGATCAAGAGCTTTTCCAACCGCAAGATTACTTAACTCCAAAATGGTACTTATTCAAGAATAGCAAATTAGGTAAGGTTTATAATACTATTCCTTGGAGTCAACTTTCAGAATGTTTGCCAAAGGAAAATAGAGGCCCAGGCGCACCCCGCTGGTTTTCGGCCCAAGGCATGTTTGGTCTAATGTTTCTAAAATCTTATTTAAACCTGAGTGACGAGAAGTTAATAGAACGATTTAATACTGACTGGAGCCTTCAGCTTTTTTGCAATAAATTGTTGGATGATAACCAAAGAATTAAGGATAAGGCCATTTTAAGTAGAATAAGGACGTATATGGCTGATAATACTGATTGGCAACAACTTCAGGAAGTACTCATTCATCATTGGAAAAGAGATATGAATAATACGCATGTTCTCTTAATGGATGCCACTTGCTATGAAAGTTATATTCGTTTTCCTACCGACGTTAAGCTAATCTGGGAAAGTTGTCAATGGGTGTTTGAAAAACAGCTTTACAGATGGTGTAAAATATTAGGTGTAAAGAGGCCTCGCTCCAAATATATAGATCAAAAACGCAAGCAGATGTCTTACGATCGTAGTCGAAAAAAGACATACAAAGCTGGACGCAAGCGTAAAAAGGCATTGATATATCTACTGTCCAAAGGGCTTGGACAGCTGCAGTACTTACTCAATGAAAACCCACAAATACAGCTTCACTTTCAAGAGCGATCATACCTAAAAACAATAAAGAAGGTACTTGAGCAACAGCAATTCTTGCAGCATCATCCAGCTAAAGAATTGAAAAACAGGATAGTATCGCTTCCCAGACCTTATGTCAGGCCTATCGTACGAGGCAAAGAAACTAAAAGGGTTGAGTTTGGAATGAAAGCCCACATGCTTCAGGTTGACGGCATCTGCTTTATTGATGCCATGGAGTTCAGGGCATTCAATGAAAGTACCAGACTAAAAATAAGTAGTTTAAAACATAGATCGATATTTGGCTCCCTTCATCAGCTGGGGGCGGATCGTATTTATGCCACTAACGCCAACAGAAAGTATTTAACAGTAAGGAAAGTGTTCACTTGCTTTCCAAAGAAAGGCCCCAAGGTAAACAAACCTCAGGAAAGCAAACTCAGAAGCCTCATCTCTAACCAGAGAGCAACCGTGATGGAAGGAAGCTTTGGTACCCATAAAACGGCTTACGGCCTGAATAAAATCAAGGTTAAGGGAGAAAAACGAGAAATGATACATGTATTCTTTGCCGTTATGATGGCCAATGCTGTTAAGATGAGCAAAAAGAAATCAGAAGACATACCACTACTTCAGGCCGCCTAA
- a CDS encoding prephenate dehydrogenase — translation MKIALVGVGLIGGSFALAVKRRRLHVEVIGVDKNSDNIQKALQLGIIDGEASLEEAVKQSDVVILAIPVDALTSLLPQVMDLVDDGQLVIDFGSTKGAVCTAVEDHPKRHCFVAAHPMAGTEYSGPEAAFSTLFEDKIMILCEEEKSGDEQLNLFQEICKNLAMRVVNMTPKDHDLHIAYVSHLSHISSFALSTTVLAKEKDEKHIFAMAGSGFASTVRLAKSSPAMWSPIFRQNQKNLSGALDTYIAQLQQFKHVLDAKDAEAMESFMKEANKIRPIIDGIK, via the coding sequence ATGAAAATAGCTTTAGTAGGTGTAGGCCTCATCGGTGGCTCATTCGCCTTGGCAGTAAAGCGTAGAAGACTTCATGTAGAAGTTATTGGCGTAGATAAGAATTCTGATAATATACAAAAGGCTTTACAGCTTGGTATTATTGATGGAGAAGCTAGCCTGGAGGAGGCAGTCAAGCAGTCAGATGTGGTGATTTTAGCCATTCCTGTAGATGCGCTCACCTCGCTTTTACCTCAGGTGATGGATCTGGTTGATGATGGTCAATTAGTGATTGATTTTGGCTCTACCAAAGGAGCAGTGTGTACAGCTGTGGAGGACCACCCTAAGCGCCATTGCTTTGTGGCAGCTCACCCTATGGCAGGTACTGAGTATTCAGGGCCGGAGGCCGCCTTTTCTACCCTTTTTGAAGATAAAATTATGATTCTTTGTGAAGAAGAGAAGAGTGGTGATGAGCAGCTCAATCTATTTCAGGAGATATGTAAAAATCTGGCTATGAGAGTGGTGAATATGACTCCCAAAGACCATGATTTGCATATAGCATACGTGAGTCATTTGAGTCATATATCTTCTTTTGCCTTGAGCACCACGGTGTTAGCTAAGGAGAAGGATGAAAAGCACATTTTTGCTATGGCAGGTTCCGGTTTTGCTTCTACAGTACGATTGGCTAAAAGTTCACCGGCTATGTGGTCTCCTATTTTCAGGCAAAATCAGAAGAATTTATCTGGTGCGTTAGATACTTATATTGCTCAATTACAACAATTTAAGCATGTGTTGGATGCAAAGGATGCAGAGGCCATGGAATCATTTATGAAAGAGGCGAATAAAATCAGACCTATTATTGATGGTATTAAGTAG
- a CDS encoding pyridoxal phosphate-dependent aminotransferase: MIISTADRLGQVKEYYFSKKLAEVRKMQSEGKDVLNLAIGSPDLPPAEAVLNKASEEIFKPVNHGYQSYTGLPELREAMSQWIDRVFEVNLDATTEILPLIGSKEGITHISLTFLNPGDQVLVPELCYPAYGAVAEMCGAEVIRFPLLQDNGWQPDWQFLEQLDYSKIKLLWLNYPHMPTGQPADVDTLTRFVQLAREKQVLLCHDNPYSMILPSGKPLSIFSVPGAKEVALELNSMSKSFNMAGWRIGWVAGAQEYIQAILKIKSNVDSGMFKPMMLAAVEALKLGDEWFDSINEVYAQRRVKAQAIMDKLGCTYSADQQGMFVWAQIPDEVNSAEDLVERLLHENHVFITPGFIFGDKGKKYVRISLCSDVEVYEKALKRL, translated from the coding sequence ATGATAATTTCAACAGCTGATCGGCTAGGACAGGTAAAGGAGTATTATTTCTCTAAGAAGCTGGCCGAAGTGAGGAAAATGCAGTCTGAGGGTAAAGATGTTTTAAACCTTGCCATTGGTAGTCCTGATCTCCCTCCTGCAGAAGCTGTCCTAAACAAGGCTTCTGAAGAAATATTTAAACCGGTTAATCACGGCTATCAGTCTTATACCGGGCTGCCAGAACTTAGGGAAGCCATGAGTCAGTGGATAGATAGGGTATTTGAAGTAAATTTAGATGCTACCACAGAGATTCTGCCACTGATAGGCTCAAAAGAAGGCATCACACACATTTCCTTAACCTTTCTAAATCCTGGTGATCAGGTTTTAGTGCCTGAGCTTTGCTATCCGGCATATGGAGCTGTGGCGGAAATGTGTGGAGCGGAAGTCATTCGTTTTCCTCTTCTTCAAGATAATGGATGGCAACCTGATTGGCAGTTTCTTGAGCAGTTAGATTATAGTAAGATCAAGCTTTTATGGCTCAATTACCCGCATATGCCTACTGGGCAGCCGGCAGATGTAGATACCTTGACCAGGTTTGTGCAGTTAGCCAGAGAAAAGCAAGTGTTGCTTTGTCATGATAATCCTTATAGTATGATTTTGCCTTCCGGTAAACCGTTGAGCATATTTTCGGTGCCGGGAGCTAAAGAAGTAGCTTTGGAGCTTAACTCTATGAGTAAATCTTTTAATATGGCAGGCTGGCGTATCGGCTGGGTGGCAGGTGCTCAAGAGTATATTCAGGCCATACTTAAGATAAAAAGTAATGTAGACTCAGGCATGTTTAAGCCTATGATGCTGGCCGCTGTGGAGGCATTGAAGCTGGGAGATGAATGGTTTGACAGTATCAATGAAGTATATGCTCAAAGAAGAGTAAAAGCCCAGGCTATAATGGATAAATTGGGTTGTACTTATAGTGCAGATCAGCAAGGAATGTTTGTGTGGGCACAGATACCAGATGAGGTGAATAGTGCTGAAGATTTAGTGGAGCGACTTTTACATGAAAATCATGTTTTTATTACACCGGGATTCATCTTTGGCGATAAAGGTAAAAAGTATGTGCGCATATCATTGTGTAGTGATGTGGAGGTGTATGAAAAGGCATTAAAAAGACTTTAA
- a CDS encoding phenylalanine 4-monooxygenase, which produces MEPITKSEKRVIPTLKDMKQVYDQYTAEDQKVWNILYDRQIVNMPGAATVEFMKGLDVVKFTNESIPAFDETNAILREATGWELVAVEGIVDDKLFFELMSNKKFPATTWLRKMEELDYLEEPDMFHDVFAHVPLLTNQAFVDYLQALSEIGAAHANDPEAIELLSRIYWFTVEFGLIREESGLRIYGAGILSSVGETHFSLSDEPEHFAYDVEQILDTPFRKDAFQEKYFIIESYEQLFHSIEEVKTRLNEKLQSKVG; this is translated from the coding sequence ATGGAACCAATTACAAAATCTGAGAAAAGAGTGATCCCTACTTTAAAAGACATGAAGCAGGTTTATGATCAGTATACTGCCGAAGACCAAAAAGTATGGAATATCCTTTATGATCGTCAGATTGTAAACATGCCCGGTGCTGCTACGGTAGAGTTTATGAAAGGGCTTGATGTGGTGAAGTTTACTAATGAAAGCATACCAGCGTTTGATGAGACTAATGCTATTCTTCGTGAAGCTACAGGCTGGGAATTAGTGGCTGTAGAAGGCATTGTAGACGATAAATTGTTTTTTGAATTAATGTCTAATAAGAAATTTCCTGCTACTACCTGGCTTAGAAAGATGGAGGAGCTGGATTACCTGGAAGAACCAGATATGTTTCATGATGTATTTGCGCACGTGCCATTGCTTACTAATCAGGCTTTTGTTGATTACCTGCAAGCGCTGAGCGAAATAGGAGCCGCTCATGCTAATGATCCTGAAGCCATTGAGTTACTGTCAAGAATTTACTGGTTTACCGTTGAGTTTGGCCTTATCAGAGAAGAATCAGGGCTTAGAATTTACGGGGCTGGCATTCTTAGTTCTGTGGGAGAAACTCATTTTTCTTTAAGCGATGAGCCTGAGCATTTTGCTTATGACGTAGAGCAAATTTTAGATACTCCTTTTAGAAAAGATGCTTTTCAGGAAAAATACTTTATCATTGAGTCTTATGAGCAGCTTTTTCACTCAATAGAAGAGGTGAAAACACGCTTAAATGAAAAATTGCAAAGTAAAGTAGGATAA